A genome region from Haloarcula sp. H-GB4 includes the following:
- a CDS encoding S16 family serine protease, with protein MNTDRTLILLLVGIVVLNLSWTGAVNNRTGSLESRVETVEQDQESMAVFAGTNQSRSDTTSATASLYAYNTATGKATVVPAEIDAVPASGVYLDVAPVAHTATVQRSIVHAWSVANESQSPPPYRGTVIRINPPESWDTVGGGSAALSLASGFAATNPCIELNGSVAMTGGLTRSGTVIEVQHVREKAVAAKDRGVTVFVVPQGQAVDVDGIRVVEVATFAEATNYTLGRTPVCRSEAAKLN; from the coding sequence GTGAATACGGACCGTACACTCATCCTATTGCTGGTTGGCATCGTTGTTCTGAATCTGAGCTGGACAGGCGCAGTCAATAACCGGACCGGATCGCTTGAAAGTCGCGTTGAGACTGTTGAACAGGATCAAGAATCTATGGCCGTCTTTGCAGGTACGAACCAATCACGCAGTGATACGACATCTGCCACGGCGTCATTGTATGCGTACAACACAGCCACAGGCAAGGCAACGGTCGTGCCGGCGGAAATAGATGCTGTCCCAGCCAGCGGCGTATATCTGGACGTAGCGCCGGTCGCACATACTGCTACGGTTCAGCGTTCCATCGTGCATGCATGGTCAGTAGCCAACGAGAGCCAGTCTCCGCCACCATATCGTGGCACTGTCATCAGGATCAACCCGCCAGAGAGTTGGGATACCGTTGGCGGTGGGAGTGCTGCACTTTCATTGGCATCTGGATTTGCTGCAACGAACCCCTGTATTGAATTGAACGGAAGCGTCGCCATGACTGGCGGTCTGACGCGGTCTGGGACGGTTATTGAGGTGCAACACGTGCGTGAAAAGGCCGTTGCAGCAAAAGATCGGGGCGTTACTGTGTTTGTGGTTCCACAGGGACAAGCAGTGGATGTGGATGGCATTCGAGTCGTTGAGGTCGCAACCTTCGCCGAAGCGACCAACTACACTCTGGGACGAACTCCCGTATGCCGGTCTGAGGCGGCAAAACTAAATTGA
- a CDS encoding Ig-like domain-containing protein, translating into MFIGADGTVLNHADYRVPEDIPRDGSCSGKDYDTSDWDVDEDGRDEEVYIDGSQTCWEYELHTEMKRWVTVDGRRISGGDTISYSGLSSNSPQQLTVHAEISVRVERTTKKYNWDPHDGYGDAPSDGTWQRSQTDVDDRYRFDQIQVSDSQEVVVTDAGEIEVEQTVVETDGNMKHLILTIQGPRNGQTVSPSKLEDRKLWSYLAMGSDYSVDGTWRTYSTRQYDSVNLYEPDGDVSMDSNPPHVPQTQLVGMDRKPTVTAVGSGSAKTQVIGYQGHNIDVSQSLQSGVEITPRQPVAYHRIVITNAEQPVTDLVTIHGQSVPVDVDKRVERRKPSVKIRQVGSGNSLQIHVEDPETGHPISGRKVNLQGAVPKSPTASGNAVTDANGDVEATRVNAYVQATVDHDDFQSVSNRAFYDKSTAARTFLPDVLLLSRLHSLVLTLSLITPLLFLYGYIRHFGFFE; encoded by the coding sequence ATGTTTATTGGCGCCGACGGAACTGTCCTGAACCACGCTGACTACCGCGTTCCAGAAGACATTCCTAGAGACGGTAGCTGTTCTGGCAAAGATTACGACACTTCTGACTGGGATGTTGACGAAGACGGGAGAGACGAGGAAGTCTACATCGATGGCTCCCAGACGTGCTGGGAGTACGAACTGCACACAGAGATGAAACGCTGGGTTACTGTTGATGGGAGGCGCATATCCGGAGGTGATACGATCTCTTACAGCGGCCTATCGTCGAATTCACCCCAACAACTCACTGTCCACGCCGAAATCTCAGTCAGAGTTGAACGCACAACAAAAAAATACAACTGGGATCCACACGATGGATATGGCGATGCTCCATCTGATGGAACTTGGCAGCGATCACAGACGGATGTTGATGACCGGTACCGGTTCGATCAGATCCAGGTTAGTGATAGTCAAGAAGTCGTTGTGACAGACGCGGGCGAGATTGAGGTGGAACAGACTGTTGTTGAAACCGATGGAAATATGAAACATCTTATTCTCACGATACAGGGACCACGGAACGGGCAGACTGTGTCTCCATCGAAACTCGAAGACCGGAAACTCTGGAGCTATCTGGCGATGGGTTCCGACTATTCAGTAGATGGCACGTGGCGGACGTATTCAACGCGCCAGTATGATTCAGTGAATCTATATGAGCCAGATGGTGATGTTTCGATGGATTCGAACCCGCCACACGTTCCACAGACGCAGCTGGTTGGGATGGACAGAAAACCGACAGTGACAGCGGTCGGATCTGGCTCCGCTAAGACTCAGGTTATCGGATATCAAGGGCACAACATCGATGTTTCACAATCCCTCCAATCCGGCGTGGAGATTACACCAAGACAACCAGTTGCATACCACCGCATTGTCATCACCAATGCTGAACAGCCTGTGACAGATCTAGTCACGATTCATGGACAATCGGTACCCGTAGATGTTGATAAGCGAGTGGAACGGCGCAAACCGAGTGTGAAAATAAGGCAAGTCGGCTCCGGTAATTCGTTACAGATTCACGTTGAGGACCCTGAGACAGGCCACCCCATCTCAGGCCGCAAAGTGAACCTTCAGGGAGCAGTCCCTAAGTCACCTACTGCCTCAGGCAATGCTGTAACAGACGCAAACGGAGATGTGGAAGCCACCCGTGTGAACGCATATGTCCAAGCTACTGTTGACCACGACGACTTTCAGTCCGTCTCGAATAGAGCGTTCTATGACAAGTCGACAGCGGCAAGGACATTCCTTCCGGATGTCCTCTTGCTGTCACGGCTCCATTCGCTTGTATTGACGCTTTCGTTGATAACACCGCTTCTGTTCTTGTACGGTTACATCCGGCACTTTGGCTTCTTCGAGTGA
- a CDS encoding VirB4 family type IV secretion system protein — protein sequence MADSQDEYNTNIIHESLGDTTNFWGDYTLGELILFLIPPFGFLVAMGMPFVPAALFFPTLALTAVIEVFLYILHKVRPDHYRLTEWLRVKLFWLVKKRQYTHGQGNQDTRQVTRLERIMPHGVERVDGAYLGAVEVEPANMALQDDEKWRKAVKSLTRLSESLTGRAKLHVTTAEVDNESHIQAHIDRLEDPDAKSHSIFRGVLTEFVNRYTDDNGSVETETEIQRKYYIIVWVTDDDIHDLQMEGDSVTDYLAGIPVIGRLFGRFDSDTLTDAEREEFKAKKLHDRLQTVDRAVNNMFRCRSRSVSPHELAHLTEDYWACETRSEREYEEAASVSTVTYSARELIKHGEGAAAHDAAEGMDTDDVGGTDYEVDETDFVSQLHRPGENHRSLVAPTDIEWEAEHALIDQETYTRCFWIETYPEHPTSGMLEQLLLDTDLAVDVSIYIDPYDSDAAVSVMKEWISSLKMLQNDKGELEAEDIEQEVNQAKYIRQMVRRNHTSLFRVGAFIRLTAETEEELRKQTNRLETLLRDSPSNCGVKRTTRRQEAGLVTVSPIGANELGQNRLSSMTGEALGSLFPFSSNYLRMDDGIEYGLHGHNDSSLLIDPWELETGHSELVTGMPGGGKTHGTQARAMRMLKKRSDVKQIYVDPVGDMHGSAKMLDAKTITISGETPLNPCEMHPTPDHVLEQSPDMQPVSAKKDEVYGVIENFLQSRDVDLEMHSGLITFLIDKIFSESDIDPADPSTHTPENSPDLSDFLEVVDRLQEDPGMFPGATTESSQEKIQQYANELSIALHPFRPGSTFGNLSKESDLRLIDDSSKAVYLDLQQVEGSGSGLGKQSFIMQLLLSTLYQQAKNMEQKVEIIIDEAHYLFNDDANLESLNQIARHQRHAGLRLVMLSQTLSEFEDKGAAEEIAGMCPIKVHHREPELGDETAKSAGLTSEQQSYIQHAEAGKESLGDGQGYSQALVRVDEHGDYPLTIKMSWEEKQIIDLDADAEDALDVVAHEVDPHVADFEEFVHSKAVEQELTNHGLSPEKAEHVLNDLSEDELVDVVSVALDQAEPDAVIADGGIESQESSEFDSTE from the coding sequence ATGGCTGACTCACAAGACGAATACAACACGAACATCATTCACGAATCTCTCGGAGATACAACCAACTTCTGGGGGGACTACACGCTGGGGGAACTCATTCTGTTCCTCATCCCACCGTTTGGCTTCCTCGTTGCGATGGGGATGCCATTCGTGCCAGCAGCGCTGTTCTTCCCAACGTTGGCTCTTACAGCGGTCATCGAGGTCTTCCTCTACATCCTGCATAAAGTCCGCCCGGACCACTACCGACTGACTGAGTGGTTACGAGTCAAACTGTTCTGGCTCGTCAAAAAGCGTCAGTACACTCACGGGCAGGGCAATCAGGACACTCGTCAGGTCACACGCCTTGAGCGGATCATGCCCCACGGCGTTGAACGCGTCGACGGAGCATACCTCGGAGCAGTCGAGGTCGAACCCGCCAATATGGCCCTGCAGGATGATGAGAAGTGGCGCAAAGCCGTCAAGTCACTCACACGCCTGTCAGAGTCGCTGACTGGGCGAGCGAAACTCCACGTCACGACGGCAGAGGTCGACAACGAATCCCATATCCAGGCACACATCGACCGGCTCGAAGATCCTGACGCGAAGAGCCACTCGATCTTCCGTGGGGTATTAACCGAGTTCGTCAACCGCTACACCGACGATAACGGTAGTGTCGAGACTGAGACCGAGATCCAGCGCAAGTACTACATCATCGTCTGGGTGACCGACGATGATATCCACGACCTCCAGATGGAAGGTGACTCTGTCACGGATTATCTGGCTGGGATTCCGGTTATTGGCCGACTGTTCGGCCGGTTCGACAGTGACACACTCACCGATGCCGAGCGAGAGGAATTCAAGGCCAAGAAACTGCACGACCGGCTCCAGACTGTCGACAGGGCGGTCAACAACATGTTCCGGTGCCGCAGTCGGTCGGTCAGCCCGCACGAGCTGGCACATCTGACTGAGGACTACTGGGCCTGTGAAACCCGGTCGGAACGTGAGTACGAAGAGGCGGCCTCGGTCTCCACGGTGACGTACTCCGCACGGGAACTCATCAAGCACGGCGAGGGTGCTGCAGCCCACGACGCTGCGGAGGGCATGGACACTGACGACGTTGGCGGGACCGACTACGAGGTCGACGAGACAGACTTCGTCTCCCAACTGCACCGGCCCGGTGAAAACCACCGGTCGCTGGTCGCACCGACAGATATCGAATGGGAAGCCGAGCATGCTCTGATCGATCAAGAGACCTACACCCGCTGCTTCTGGATTGAGACCTACCCAGAGCATCCGACCAGTGGTATGCTGGAGCAACTGCTACTCGATACGGACCTTGCCGTCGATGTCTCAATCTACATTGACCCTTACGACTCGGATGCAGCGGTCTCAGTGATGAAAGAGTGGATCTCGTCGCTGAAGATGCTGCAAAACGACAAGGGGGAGCTGGAAGCGGAAGACATCGAGCAGGAGGTCAATCAGGCGAAGTACATCCGGCAGATGGTCCGGCGCAACCACACGTCGCTGTTCCGTGTCGGCGCGTTCATCCGGTTGACTGCCGAGACCGAAGAGGAACTCCGAAAGCAAACGAACCGGCTCGAAACGCTGCTGCGAGATTCACCATCGAATTGCGGGGTCAAGCGAACGACCCGCCGGCAGGAAGCAGGACTGGTGACAGTCTCGCCGATCGGGGCGAACGAACTCGGGCAGAACCGGCTCTCGTCGATGACCGGGGAAGCGCTCGGGTCGCTGTTCCCGTTCTCGTCGAACTACCTGCGGATGGACGACGGCATCGAGTACGGACTGCACGGGCACAACGACTCCTCGCTGCTGATCGACCCGTGGGAACTGGAAACCGGCCACTCAGAGCTGGTGACCGGAATGCCCGGCGGCGGCAAAACCCACGGTACGCAGGCTCGGGCGATGCGGATGCTGAAAAAGCGGTCGGACGTCAAGCAGATCTACGTCGACCCGGTCGGGGATATGCACGGCAGTGCGAAGATGCTGGATGCAAAGACGATCACAATCAGCGGCGAGACGCCGCTGAACCCGTGCGAGATGCATCCGACGCCGGACCATGTGCTCGAACAGTCTCCGGATATGCAGCCCGTCTCCGCCAAGAAAGACGAAGTGTACGGGGTCATCGAAAACTTCCTGCAATCGCGGGATGTCGATCTGGAGATGCACAGCGGCCTGATCACGTTCCTGATCGACAAGATATTCTCGGAGTCCGATATTGACCCGGCTGACCCGTCGACGCACACGCCAGAGAACTCGCCGGACCTGAGTGACTTCTTGGAGGTCGTTGACCGCCTCCAGGAAGACCCGGGAATGTTCCCGGGAGCGACAACGGAGTCCTCTCAGGAGAAAATCCAGCAGTACGCAAACGAACTCTCGATTGCGCTGCATCCGTTCCGTCCGGGGAGTACGTTCGGCAATCTCTCGAAAGAGTCTGACTTGCGGCTGATTGATGACAGTAGCAAGGCTGTCTATCTGGATCTCCAGCAGGTCGAAGGCTCGGGGAGCGGCCTCGGCAAGCAGTCGTTCATCATGCAGTTGCTGTTGTCGACGCTGTACCAGCAGGCGAAAAACATGGAACAGAAGGTAGAAATCATCATCGACGAGGCCCACTATCTGTTCAACGACGACGCGAACTTGGAGTCGCTGAACCAGATTGCCCGCCACCAGCGCCACGCCGGGCTGCGGCTGGTGATGCTGTCTCAGACTCTCTCGGAGTTCGAGGACAAGGGCGCAGCCGAGGAAATCGCGGGGATGTGCCCGATCAAGGTGCATCACCGCGAGCCAGAACTGGGCGACGAGACAGCGAAAAGCGCTGGACTGACGAGCGAACAGCAGTCCTACATCCAGCACGCGGAAGCCGGGAAAGAATCACTGGGCGACGGTCAAGGCTACTCACAAGCGCTAGTCCGCGTCGACGAACACGGCGACTATCCGTTGACGATCAAGATGTCGTGGGAAGAGAAGCAGATTATCGACCTCGACGCTGATGCGGAAGATGCGCTGGACGTTGTTGCTCACGAGGTTGATCCCCACGTTGCTGACTTCGAAGAGTTCGTCCATTCCAAAGCAGTCGAGCAAGAGCTAACGAATCACGGATTATCGCCTGAGAAGGCTGAACACGTCCTCAATGATCTTAGCGAAGACGAGTTGGTGGACGTGGTGTCTGTAGCACTCGACCAGGCAGAGCCGGATGCAGTTATTGCCGATGGTGGTATCGAGTCGCAAGAGAGCTCGGAGTTTGACAGTACGGAGTGA
- a CDS encoding type IV secretory system conjugative DNA transfer family protein: MSSSSSAPLGQRSGEVPNSLKYDNVVGFVWAGFMLLFPPMIVDSDKILPKRFWAWRYIYLGFGLISAAFFYDVLVQTPSVALLFPFAHVLAAISVGTLFADFTVPGLSLPMVSYSTTVILYAISVGIVFSGELLRRTSPEMLAMNRWDHDDGESVVPLEEVSHEHNEAEMPFTLDQDVSTAVVGETGSGKTSMMKLLAYQFPYYSDTAVIAHDTGEDFQEFYAELGFEVQRIRHEDSDVVWNLFKDADSESDFREVAGAIFGEADGHDPFHRPAKQTFAEMLMYLHLSAKKNNRRHALCHADIVSLLNEGHIALKKALDEFDRLDSGHIDPDKGKGAQNVYQTIKENVDPVFTGDFGEYGEFSLQEYIENPEGRVLIIDSNPTELETLGPMYQLLVDWSIRYAMNSSNPTVHILDEIDALPSLTQVTNLTARGRKHKARALVGVQTIGQLKDTYSTISGIVGNCPQGVYFGPGDTESTDFILDELGESRQYDRSEMVSMSHQGRGENPRTQARDTYKEKDKTPITSGLLRDFQPGECVAVSRTTWVHGQSYELEDVRDSLPEQGAESPGSSEPEPSEDDTELEEHDSWLSLAQSQLGELVRESDDEIEDDDSTNSEPDRDHDVEPTVDATDGLGDDDSSDPLDQTTANTAVTSPDADHSNLSDSEDKSTGVDQGPDSDDNTGGLFSESEPNPSIGGTESAEQEGGESPTESDAEGDSDETEDRDETESREQGRDVSEFM, from the coding sequence GTGAGTTCGAGTTCCTCTGCGCCACTAGGACAACGCTCTGGGGAGGTTCCGAATAGTCTCAAGTACGACAACGTCGTTGGGTTCGTCTGGGCCGGGTTCATGCTGCTGTTCCCGCCGATGATTGTCGATAGCGACAAGATCCTCCCGAAGCGGTTCTGGGCGTGGCGCTACATCTACCTCGGGTTCGGACTGATTAGCGCGGCATTCTTCTATGACGTGCTGGTCCAGACACCCAGCGTCGCACTGCTGTTCCCGTTCGCACACGTTCTGGCTGCTATCTCGGTCGGGACACTGTTCGCTGACTTCACCGTGCCCGGATTGTCGCTGCCGATGGTCTCGTACTCGACGACGGTGATTCTGTATGCTATTTCAGTCGGCATCGTGTTCTCCGGAGAACTGCTCCGCCGGACCTCGCCGGAAATGCTCGCGATGAACCGGTGGGACCACGACGACGGGGAGTCTGTCGTTCCACTGGAAGAGGTCTCTCACGAACACAACGAGGCTGAGATGCCGTTCACGCTCGATCAGGATGTCTCTACAGCCGTTGTGGGCGAGACTGGTTCGGGGAAGACGTCGATGATGAAGCTGCTGGCTTACCAGTTCCCGTACTACAGCGACACGGCGGTCATCGCCCACGATACCGGCGAGGACTTCCAAGAGTTCTACGCGGAATTAGGCTTTGAGGTTCAGCGCATCCGCCACGAAGATAGCGATGTGGTCTGGAATCTGTTCAAGGATGCTGATTCGGAGTCAGACTTCCGTGAGGTCGCCGGCGCGATCTTCGGTGAGGCCGACGGCCATGACCCGTTCCACCGACCCGCCAAACAGACCTTCGCAGAGATGCTGATGTATCTCCATCTCAGTGCGAAAAAGAACAATCGCCGCCATGCGCTCTGCCATGCCGATATCGTCTCCTTGCTCAACGAGGGCCACATTGCCCTCAAGAAAGCCCTCGACGAGTTTGACCGGCTGGACTCGGGTCACATTGACCCTGACAAGGGGAAAGGCGCACAGAATGTCTACCAGACGATCAAGGAGAATGTCGACCCTGTCTTCACTGGCGACTTCGGGGAGTACGGGGAGTTCTCGCTGCAAGAGTACATCGAGAACCCGGAGGGGCGGGTCCTCATCATCGACTCGAACCCAACGGAACTGGAAACGCTCGGGCCGATGTACCAACTGCTCGTAGACTGGTCGATCCGCTATGCGATGAATTCTTCAAACCCGACGGTCCACATCCTCGACGAGATTGACGCGCTGCCGTCGCTCACGCAGGTAACGAACCTCACGGCCCGGGGACGGAAGCATAAGGCTCGCGCACTGGTCGGCGTCCAAACCATCGGCCAGCTCAAGGACACGTACAGTACTATCTCTGGGATTGTGGGCAACTGCCCACAGGGAGTCTATTTCGGCCCGGGTGACACGGAGTCGACGGACTTTATCCTCGACGAACTTGGCGAGAGTCGTCAGTACGACCGTTCTGAGATGGTGTCGATGAGCCACCAGGGGCGCGGCGAGAACCCACGAACGCAGGCTCGGGACACGTACAAAGAGAAGGATAAGACGCCGATCACCTCTGGTCTGCTCCGAGACTTCCAGCCCGGTGAGTGCGTTGCCGTCTCTCGAACGACATGGGTCCACGGCCAGTCGTATGAACTGGAGGACGTTCGCGATAGTCTTCCGGAACAGGGTGCGGAGTCACCGGGCAGTTCGGAACCGGAACCTTCCGAGGATGACACCGAACTGGAAGAACATGACAGTTGGCTCTCGCTCGCTCAGTCGCAACTCGGGGAATTGGTTCGTGAGTCAGACGATGAGATTGAAGACGACGACTCGACGAACAGTGAGCCGGATCGTGACCATGACGTCGAGCCGACTGTCGACGCGACAGATGGGTTGGGCGACGACGATTCGAGCGACCCACTCGACCAGACAACAGCAAACACTGCTGTCACGTCTCCGGATGCAGACCACTCAAACCTATCAGATTCAGAAGACAAATCTACTGGTGTCGATCAAGGCCCAGACTCGGACGACAACACTGGGGGACTCTTCTCTGAGTCGGAGCCAAATCCCAGCATAGGCGGAACGGAATCTGCCGAGCAGGAAGGCGGTGAATCACCAACTGAATCAGACGCAGAGGGAGACTCAGATGAGACTGAAGATCGGGACGAAACCGAATCGAGAGAGCAGGGGCGAGACGTATCTGAGTTTATGTAA
- a CDS encoding relaxase/mobilization nuclease domain-containing protein, whose protein sequence is MMLKTDYQEGGAGNLVDYIQRDREQDAGATVDLRNPAGRELSDPEVNRFVDKSREFGFQRHMIVSPDPTGQYSPEEVRANTREFMNSEFAQQPTTDYVYGVHRDTEFPHAHIAATGERAELEMDREDIRQLREQAATAYEEPARTRDPTAAARDSPDSPVRVVDQEAREQYHEAELSLNPEAEKALKRATEKSQQKDAGQPTAEKATGERQTEPLSERAAERAEEQPEPEREPEVDLEREQEPEREVGWWQ, encoded by the coding sequence ATGATGCTGAAAACAGACTATCAAGAAGGTGGTGCAGGGAACCTCGTCGATTACATTCAGCGTGATCGTGAACAGGACGCCGGAGCAACAGTTGACCTACGGAATCCCGCTGGCCGAGAACTGTCCGATCCAGAGGTGAATCGGTTTGTCGACAAGAGCCGAGAGTTCGGATTCCAGCGGCACATGATCGTCTCTCCTGACCCCACGGGACAATATTCGCCAGAAGAAGTCCGTGCCAACACCCGGGAATTCATGAACAGTGAGTTCGCCCAGCAGCCGACGACTGACTACGTGTATGGGGTCCACCGGGACACAGAGTTCCCACACGCACACATCGCGGCGACTGGCGAGCGCGCAGAGTTGGAGATGGACCGGGAAGACATCCGACAGCTACGCGAACAAGCAGCCACCGCATACGAAGAGCCCGCTCGAACGCGAGACCCAACGGCCGCTGCTCGTGACTCACCAGACAGTCCCGTCCGAGTCGTAGATCAAGAGGCCCGGGAGCAATACCACGAAGCGGAATTGTCGCTGAACCCCGAAGCTGAAAAAGCGCTCAAGCGGGCGACTGAGAAGAGTCAGCAGAAAGACGCCGGACAGCCCACGGCTGAGAAAGCGACTGGTGAGCGCCAAACTGAGCCACTCTCAGAACGTGCTGCGGAGAGGGCCGAAGAACAACCGGAACCTGAACGCGAACCCGAAGTTGATCTTGAACGCGAGCAGGAACCCGAGCGCGAAGTTGGGTGGTGGCAGTGA